The following coding sequences are from one Paenibacillus tundrae window:
- a CDS encoding response regulator transcription factor — translation MNRLCKVLIVDDEFLVRQGIKHHMNWEAEGFQIVGEASNGEEGLEQVRMLNPDIVITDIVMPVMDGEMFVRTLKARHPQIEVIVLSSFSEFEYVRSTLQHGAADYILKPKLDTNELLEVLQRTAGKIPELQFEPSHDGWRLGQLMEKMLSGFTLGEDEEMDVVQETFPHTCFRLLVFRLKDSTTKQHTLIDKESMALALKKHLPDVEYALVPTQGELPVVLFNVDPVKDDWIVDRIKHLAVDHEAGEPGSSWALSDSFSSFEAMGEVYRNHLVKLMEYRFYFEDRPLLVYSELPPLHPAGYQFNVNMFLQHIKRNRTEAAREYLQDHAKTLGRDYIADVFGIKSFLGNLIFNVTITLSDMDVQSSALEESKYTYFKNVDGSTTLREAIDVLDSFMREVQACTSGEGSRRSDPNMKMLLEYMHEHFDRPLGLADVAKHFHFNPSYLSSYFSSHKKEGFNEYLNKIRIEKAEELLRSDDVTISEISSMVGYSDHSYFCKVFKKFTGLSPSRYRRKFWA, via the coding sequence ATGAACCGGTTGTGTAAGGTATTGATTGTTGACGATGAATTTCTTGTAAGACAAGGGATTAAGCATCATATGAATTGGGAGGCCGAAGGCTTTCAGATCGTAGGCGAAGCCTCCAATGGTGAAGAAGGACTTGAGCAGGTTCGTATGCTGAATCCGGATATTGTTATTACCGACATTGTGATGCCTGTCATGGATGGTGAGATGTTTGTTCGTACATTAAAAGCACGTCATCCACAGATCGAAGTAATCGTACTTAGCAGCTTCAGTGAATTTGAATATGTTCGCTCGACCCTTCAGCATGGAGCGGCAGATTATATTTTGAAACCCAAATTGGATACGAATGAATTGTTAGAGGTGCTTCAGCGCACGGCGGGCAAAATTCCCGAACTGCAGTTTGAACCTTCGCATGATGGTTGGCGTCTTGGACAATTAATGGAGAAAATGCTCTCAGGCTTCACCCTCGGTGAGGATGAAGAGATGGATGTCGTGCAAGAGACGTTTCCGCACACGTGCTTCCGTCTGCTTGTGTTCCGACTCAAGGATTCCACTACGAAGCAGCATACGCTTATAGACAAAGAATCGATGGCATTGGCGCTGAAGAAACATCTGCCAGATGTAGAGTACGCGCTTGTACCTACTCAAGGTGAGCTACCTGTCGTATTGTTTAATGTTGATCCTGTGAAGGATGATTGGATAGTTGACCGGATCAAACATCTAGCTGTTGACCATGAAGCAGGAGAACCCGGTTCTTCGTGGGCGCTGAGCGATAGCTTTAGTTCTTTTGAAGCGATGGGTGAAGTGTATCGGAATCATCTGGTCAAACTGATGGAGTATCGTTTTTATTTTGAGGATCGTCCTCTCCTGGTGTACAGTGAGCTTCCACCTCTGCATCCAGCTGGTTATCAGTTTAATGTGAATATGTTCTTGCAGCATATTAAACGCAATCGCACAGAGGCAGCGAGAGAATATTTGCAGGATCATGCGAAGACTCTTGGCAGAGACTATATTGCAGATGTGTTTGGCATTAAGTCATTCCTCGGTAATCTCATCTTCAACGTGACGATCACTCTCTCTGATATGGATGTTCAGTCGAGCGCGTTAGAAGAGAGCAAGTACACGTATTTCAAAAATGTAGACGGGTCAACCACGCTTCGTGAAGCGATTGATGTACTGGATTCATTCATGAGAGAAGTGCAAGCTTGTACTTCTGGTGAAGGTAGTCGTAGAAGTGATCCCAACATGAAGATGTTGTTGGAATATATGCATGAGCATTTTGACAGGCCCCTTGGTCTTGCTGACGTAGCGAAGCATTTTCATTTTAATCCATCTTACTTATCCAGTTATTTCTCTTCTCACAAAAAAGAAGGTTTTAACGAATATCTGAACAAAATTCGAATTGAAAAGGCAGAGGAGCTCCTACGATCGGATGATGTGACGATCTCTGAGATCAGCAGCATGGTAGGTTATTCGGATCATAGTTACTTTTGCAAAGTGTTCAAAAAATTTACCGGACTATCACCAAGCCGATACCGGCGCAAATTCTGGGCTTAA
- a CDS encoding sensor histidine kinase has translation MKKWMNRLSSLGLFPKLFLVMVVSIVLVSVLILWTTIHMSTNLFTDTFSITNSKVLSQIKTNFESFNDAVAAVTNNVAQSGAIRGFLSEGDADSISMAKSFYNMRETMNRVQTITESYEVGITIVGINGRSYSTNRAHLQMSVDELKQQPITVQAAESPSRLIIDDFHNETDTGKLQMISATKALTDRMRSRIYGTVYVTMREDAFRQFYTSFTSRGNDVVIMNEKGEIVSSNREDWIGTTQQELLSYAQEMNGSSSKNINARVMGQDSIILSEYLPFYRFYLVNVVDKELAMGQLIDMKTVALICAAIVVGALILVFLITSQITKSLRRLVKQMSNITKSDLDNYIPVSGSYESKQLGHAYNYMLDELHDYVDQLVQTQRDQRNAELAALQSQINPHFLYNTLASVKVLVQQGNKDRAAETINALIGLLQNTISDVSETVTVEQEVENLKNYVFINHVRYGGRIKAAFYVAPDCNHYHVPKLVIQPFIENAFFHGFIKKETGTIHVLVSRAGESLICEIMDNGDGIEGLNMGETLPNPKNNRQLFSGIGIRNVHDRIELLYGAPYGVTIMSNVGEGTRVTVTLPLITN, from the coding sequence ATGAAGAAATGGATGAATCGTTTATCGAGCCTGGGATTATTCCCTAAATTATTTCTAGTAATGGTCGTCAGCATCGTTCTGGTCTCTGTGCTTATTCTGTGGACGACCATTCATATGTCAACCAACTTATTTACAGATACGTTTAGCATAACGAACTCGAAGGTGCTTAGTCAGATTAAAACGAATTTTGAATCGTTTAATGATGCAGTTGCTGCTGTTACCAACAATGTAGCGCAGAGTGGAGCCATTCGTGGTTTCCTGTCGGAAGGCGATGCAGATTCCATCTCCATGGCAAAATCCTTCTATAATATGAGGGAAACGATGAATCGCGTTCAGACCATAACCGAATCATATGAAGTAGGGATTACGATTGTTGGGATCAATGGACGGAGCTATTCCACCAACCGGGCTCATCTTCAGATGTCAGTGGATGAATTGAAGCAGCAGCCGATTACTGTTCAAGCGGCCGAGTCCCCGAGTCGTCTTATCATTGATGATTTTCATAATGAGACTGATACGGGCAAACTTCAGATGATCTCTGCAACTAAAGCGCTGACAGATCGAATGCGTAGCCGAATATACGGAACAGTGTATGTCACCATGAGAGAAGATGCATTCCGGCAGTTCTATACCAGCTTTACAAGTCGAGGTAATGATGTCGTCATCATGAACGAAAAGGGCGAGATCGTGTCTTCTAATCGGGAGGATTGGATTGGAACAACACAGCAGGAGTTGCTGTCCTACGCCCAGGAGATGAACGGAAGTTCCTCCAAAAACATTAATGCACGTGTAATGGGACAGGATAGCATCATTTTGTCCGAGTATCTGCCTTTCTATCGATTCTACCTGGTTAATGTGGTGGATAAAGAGCTCGCTATGGGTCAACTCATCGATATGAAGACCGTAGCTCTTATCTGTGCAGCTATTGTAGTAGGTGCCTTAATTCTGGTATTCCTGATTACAAGTCAGATTACCAAGTCACTGCGTAGATTGGTGAAGCAGATGTCCAACATTACGAAGAGTGATCTCGACAACTATATCCCGGTAAGTGGTAGTTACGAGAGCAAGCAACTAGGTCATGCTTATAACTACATGCTTGATGAACTCCATGATTACGTGGATCAGTTAGTACAGACACAACGAGATCAGCGTAATGCAGAGCTTGCGGCCTTACAGAGCCAGATTAACCCACACTTTTTGTACAACACACTCGCTTCTGTCAAAGTCCTAGTGCAGCAGGGCAATAAGGATCGCGCAGCAGAAACGATTAATGCACTTATTGGACTGCTACAGAATACGATCAGCGATGTAAGTGAGACGGTCACAGTCGAACAAGAAGTGGAGAATCTGAAGAATTACGTCTTCATCAATCACGTTAGATATGGAGGGCGGATCAAAGCAGCCTTCTATGTGGCTCCTGATTGTAATCACTATCATGTACCTAAGCTCGTCATTCAGCCTTTTATCGAGAATGCCTTTTTCCATGGATTTATCAAAAAGGAAACGGGTACAATTCATGTCTTGGTCTCTAGAGCAGGCGAATCCCTTATCTGCGAAATCATGGACAATGGTGACGGGATTGAAGGGCTTAATATGGGCGAGACGTTACCTAACCCGAAAAACAACCGTCAACTATTCAGTGGTATTGGTATTCGTAATGTACACGACCGGATCGAGCTGTTATATGGGGCACCCTATGGTGTCACGATTATGAGTAATGTGGGAGAAGGAACACGAGTTACCGTTACGCTTCCTTTGATTACGAACTGA
- a CDS encoding ABC transporter substrate-binding protein, protein MKKMWVLMLATVLLLSACSSGGDGGSAAGGGDEKANEITIWAWDKAFNVAAMETAKEAYAKENPDLKVNIIEYAQADIIQKLNTGLNSGTSSGLPNIVLIEDYRAQSFLNAYPDAFKDLSSNITASDFADYKLGPTAFDGKQYGVPFDSGVAGLYYRTDLLEQAGYKAADLQDITWDDYIEIGKAVKEKTGKELLSLDPNDLGIIRMMIQTAGKWYSAEDGKTPDLANNAALKEAFTTYKAMMDANIVKLHSDWSQFIANMNNGSVASVPTGNWISPSIRQEASQSGQWAVAPMPKMAGQPNSVHATNLGGSSWYVMDVPGADQAADFVAKTFGSDKQLYQDLLNNIGAIGTYKPAVDGDAYAKADEFFGGQKIFTDFAKWTTEIPSVNYGINTYAIEDILVVEMQNFLNGKAIDDVLADAQKQAEAQFN, encoded by the coding sequence TTGAAAAAAATGTGGGTATTGATGCTCGCTACAGTATTGTTATTGTCCGCATGTTCATCCGGCGGTGACGGAGGTTCTGCAGCTGGTGGTGGTGACGAGAAAGCGAACGAAATCACAATTTGGGCTTGGGACAAAGCATTTAACGTTGCAGCAATGGAAACTGCAAAAGAAGCATATGCAAAAGAAAATCCTGATTTGAAAGTAAATATCATTGAGTACGCGCAAGCGGACATCATTCAAAAGCTGAACACTGGACTTAACTCCGGAACAAGCAGCGGTCTTCCAAACATCGTTCTGATTGAAGACTACCGTGCGCAAAGCTTCCTGAATGCATACCCTGATGCGTTCAAAGATTTGTCTTCCAACATCACAGCTTCCGATTTTGCAGATTACAAACTCGGACCAACAGCTTTTGATGGCAAACAATACGGAGTTCCATTTGACTCTGGTGTTGCAGGTCTTTACTACAGAACAGACTTGCTTGAGCAAGCAGGTTACAAAGCTGCTGACTTGCAAGACATCACTTGGGATGACTACATCGAAATTGGTAAAGCTGTAAAAGAAAAAACAGGTAAAGAACTTCTTTCTCTTGATCCAAATGACCTCGGAATCATTCGTATGATGATTCAAACAGCAGGCAAATGGTATTCAGCAGAAGATGGTAAAACACCTGACCTGGCAAACAATGCTGCTCTGAAAGAAGCTTTCACGACTTACAAAGCGATGATGGATGCAAACATTGTTAAATTGCACTCTGACTGGAGCCAATTCATTGCAAACATGAATAATGGTAGCGTAGCTTCCGTTCCTACTGGTAACTGGATTTCACCATCTATCCGTCAAGAAGCTTCCCAATCTGGCCAATGGGCTGTAGCACCTATGCCGAAAATGGCTGGTCAACCAAACTCTGTACATGCAACAAACTTGGGTGGTAGCTCATGGTATGTAATGGACGTTCCTGGTGCAGATCAAGCAGCTGACTTTGTGGCAAAAACATTTGGTTCTGACAAACAATTGTATCAAGATTTGTTGAACAACATCGGTGCAATCGGTACGTACAAACCAGCAGTTGATGGCGATGCTTATGCTAAAGCAGATGAGTTCTTCGGTGGACAAAAAATCTTCACTGATTTCGCTAAATGGACTACAGAAATTCCAAGCGTAAACTATGGTATCAACACTTATGCAATCGAAGATATCCTAGTTGTTGAAATGCAAAACTTCCTGAACGGCAAAGCAATTGACGACGTTCTGGCTGATGCACAAAAACAAGCTGAAGCACAATTTAACTAA
- a CDS encoding carbohydrate ABC transporter permease has product MNTGDSLQKKNNLTGWAFVLLAVVGIVAFYFYPMVQALLLSFKSGVGANLEFTGLSNYKRLFIDTTFRTALFNTFIYLIIQVPVMIILGLFISVLLNDSTLRFRSFFRTAIFLPCVTSLVAYSVVFKYLFAPDGMVNQALMGLHIIGDPIQWITDPFWAKITIIIAVTWRWTGYNMIFYLSSLQNIDQSIYEAARIDGANAFTQFFKITVPLLKPIILFTSITSTIGTLQIFDEIMNITKGGPGNATMSISQYIYNLSFKYSPDFGYAATVSYSIVILIIILSIIQFKVAGDNKNG; this is encoded by the coding sequence ATGAATACAGGAGACAGTCTCCAAAAGAAAAATAATTTGACTGGATGGGCTTTTGTTTTGCTGGCTGTTGTCGGAATTGTTGCATTTTACTTCTATCCGATGGTCCAAGCGCTGCTCTTATCTTTCAAGTCTGGTGTAGGAGCCAATCTTGAATTTACGGGCCTTTCTAACTACAAAAGATTGTTCATTGATACAACGTTCCGTACAGCATTATTCAATACGTTCATTTACTTGATCATTCAAGTTCCTGTAATGATTATTCTCGGTTTGTTTATTTCCGTATTGCTGAATGACAGCACATTGCGCTTCCGGAGCTTCTTCCGTACAGCGATTTTCTTGCCTTGTGTAACTTCACTTGTAGCTTACTCTGTTGTATTCAAATATTTGTTTGCTCCAGACGGTATGGTTAACCAAGCATTAATGGGCTTGCACATTATTGGCGATCCTATTCAATGGATTACAGACCCGTTCTGGGCTAAAATTACGATCATAATCGCCGTTACTTGGCGTTGGACCGGATATAATATGATTTTCTATCTGTCATCTTTGCAAAACATCGATCAATCGATCTATGAAGCAGCAAGAATTGACGGAGCTAATGCATTCACTCAATTCTTCAAAATTACTGTACCTTTGCTCAAACCGATTATCCTCTTCACATCGATCACATCAACGATTGGTACACTGCAAATCTTCGATGAGATTATGAATATTACCAAAGGTGGTCCGGGTAACGCGACCATGTCGATCTCACAATATATCTACAACCTTTCGTTCAAATATTCACCAGACTTCGGTTATGCAGCAACAGTTTCGTATTCCATCGTAATTTTGATCATTATTTTGTCCATTATCCAGTTTAAAGTGGCAGGTGATAATAAAAATGGCTAA
- a CDS encoding carbohydrate ABC transporter permease codes for MAKAKAKRIFTYVFLSIVAFVSIFPFFWMLVSATNASVDVTKGRLLPGSAFLDNFSKLLDSTNLVQALGNSALISIISTVLALLIGSMAGYGFEVYRTKSRDIVFNILLLSMMIPFAAIMVPLYRMFATISGVTPVIGINTMAAVILPTIATAFLIFFFRQNTKMFPKDLLEAGRIDGLSELGIFLKIYMPTMKTTYAAAAIITFMSSWNNYLWPLIVLQTPDQQTIPLLISNLGAGYAPDYGVIMTAIVIATLPTAIVFFIMQKHFVAGMVGSVK; via the coding sequence ATGGCTAAAGCTAAAGCAAAACGGATTTTCACATACGTGTTCTTATCCATCGTCGCCTTTGTATCCATTTTCCCATTTTTCTGGATGCTGGTCAGTGCAACAAATGCATCAGTTGATGTAACGAAGGGTAGATTGCTGCCAGGTTCAGCTTTCCTTGATAACTTCAGCAAGCTGCTTGATTCGACAAATCTAGTGCAGGCTCTGGGGAACTCAGCCCTGATATCAATCATTTCCACTGTGCTGGCATTGTTAATCGGCTCCATGGCTGGTTATGGTTTTGAAGTATACCGCACGAAGTCCCGTGATATCGTGTTTAATATTCTATTGTTGTCCATGATGATTCCATTTGCAGCGATCATGGTACCACTATATCGTATGTTCGCAACGATCTCTGGGGTTACTCCAGTTATCGGAATTAACACAATGGCAGCTGTTATCCTGCCAACGATTGCCACAGCGTTCCTGATCTTCTTCTTCCGTCAGAACACCAAAATGTTCCCGAAAGATTTGCTGGAAGCTGGTCGTATTGATGGTCTGAGTGAACTTGGGATCTTCCTGAAGATCTACATGCCAACAATGAAAACAACATATGCAGCAGCTGCAATCATTACATTCATGAGCAGCTGGAATAACTATCTGTGGCCACTCATTGTGTTACAGACACCTGATCAACAGACCATTCCATTGCTGATCTCGAACCTCGGTGCAGGTTATGCTCCGGATTACGGAGTAATCATGACAGCGATTGTTATTGCAACACTGCCTACAGCAATTGTATTCTTCATCATGCAGAAACACTTTGTTGCAGGTATGGTTGGTTCCGTTAAATAA
- a CDS encoding glycoside hydrolase family 2 TIM barrel-domain containing protein has translation MKATQADINWLGDVSVFEVNRLHAYSDHRYYRTMEEAVTSGQMNMRYDLNGTWKFNYAVRPDSRPEFFYKSDFSSEGWDDIEVPGHIQLQGYGQMQYVNTQYPWDGLNELRPPALPQDKNPVGSYIRSFHLPTGWQNNPVYISFQGVESAFYVWLNGQFVGYGEDSFTPSDFDLTPFLQEGENKLAVEVYQRSTGSWLEDQDFWRFSGIFRDVYLYTVPAAHVRDVHVRTDLDKTYTNGTLQVNLKLEGQAAAGAKVEAELRDAEGNTVKTFASDVKDGLVSLREEIGKVNLWSAEIPYLYRLYIRVYDANGALVEVVPQAVGFRTFEMIDKVMHINGKRIVFKGVNRHEFNPRRGRAVTKEDMLWDVRTIKQNNMNAVRTSHYPNQSLWYELCDEYGLYVIDEMNLETHGSWQKLGVVEPSWVIPGDKPEWHDIVMDRAISMVERDKNHPSIIIWSCGNESHGGEVIYKVSQYFKSADPTRLVHYEGVFHDRRFNDTSDMESRMYAKPADIEEFLNANPDKPYISCEYMHAMGNSIGGMHKYTELEDKYPMYQGGFIWDYIDQSVYKKDRYGKEFLAYGGDFGDRPSDYSFCGNGIVHADRKVTAKMQEVKFLYQNIKLFPDRNAVKIVNDNLFADTSELELVYSLEREGHEVVRGTLEVNVQPQSETVVNLPIDVEGLSAAEYAVNTAFVLKSATLWADQGEEVAFGQFIFKQENSSNETTSVDANQVHEIRVVEGDVHIGVRVGQTHVLFSKAFGTLVSLQFSGRETIAQPPLPLFWRATTDNDKGTAMGFELGAWYAASLMPRCVEWKAEQQSNAYRIEFTYKLNISADVQVKVAYTVRHDGSVHVHNAYKGTAGLPELPIHALSFKTSPEFSNVEWLALGPEENYADRAFGARLGIHASTVADTVAPYLVPQESGNRTGVRWAKVTDHAGRGFKIEAASAPVELNVSPYTAFELENAQHAYELPPVHYTVVTVAGKQMGVGGDDSWGAPVHPEYRIASNGELEFEFVIRSL, from the coding sequence ATGAAAGCAACACAAGCAGATATCAATTGGTTGGGAGACGTTAGTGTATTTGAGGTAAATCGTCTTCATGCTTACTCTGATCACCGATACTATAGAACCATGGAAGAGGCTGTTACTTCAGGTCAAATGAACATGCGCTACGATCTGAACGGAACCTGGAAATTTAACTATGCGGTTCGTCCAGACAGCCGTCCTGAGTTTTTCTACAAGTCCGACTTCTCCAGTGAGGGTTGGGACGATATTGAAGTTCCAGGACATATTCAGCTTCAAGGATACGGTCAGATGCAATATGTAAATACTCAGTATCCATGGGATGGATTGAATGAACTGCGTCCACCAGCATTACCACAGGACAAAAATCCAGTCGGAAGTTATATTCGTTCGTTCCACCTGCCAACAGGCTGGCAGAACAACCCTGTATATATTTCGTTCCAAGGCGTAGAGTCTGCATTCTACGTGTGGCTTAACGGGCAATTCGTAGGATACGGTGAGGATAGCTTCACTCCATCGGACTTTGATCTCACGCCATTCCTTCAGGAAGGCGAGAACAAGTTGGCGGTTGAAGTTTATCAACGTAGTACAGGTAGCTGGCTAGAGGATCAAGACTTCTGGCGTTTCTCCGGTATCTTCAGAGATGTGTATCTGTACACAGTACCTGCTGCCCATGTTCGCGATGTACATGTTCGCACTGATCTGGACAAAACGTACACGAATGGTACGTTGCAGGTTAATCTGAAGCTTGAAGGTCAAGCGGCTGCAGGAGCTAAGGTTGAAGCTGAACTACGCGATGCAGAAGGAAACACAGTCAAAACGTTTGCATCCGATGTGAAAGACGGGTTGGTTAGTCTTCGTGAAGAGATCGGTAAAGTAAACCTGTGGAGTGCAGAAATTCCGTACTTGTACCGTCTCTATATTCGTGTATATGATGCCAATGGAGCATTGGTTGAAGTCGTTCCTCAGGCTGTTGGATTCCGTACATTTGAAATGATTGACAAAGTGATGCACATCAATGGTAAACGCATCGTGTTCAAAGGTGTGAATCGCCATGAGTTCAACCCGCGTCGTGGACGTGCTGTAACGAAGGAAGACATGTTATGGGATGTTCGTACGATCAAACAGAACAATATGAACGCTGTACGTACATCACACTATCCGAACCAAAGTCTGTGGTATGAGCTGTGTGATGAATACGGACTGTATGTTATTGACGAAATGAACTTGGAAACACACGGATCTTGGCAGAAGCTGGGTGTGGTTGAGCCTTCTTGGGTTATTCCAGGCGACAAACCAGAGTGGCATGATATCGTTATGGATCGCGCAATCTCCATGGTTGAACGAGATAAAAACCATCCGTCGATTATTATCTGGTCTTGCGGTAACGAATCCCACGGTGGTGAAGTGATCTATAAAGTATCCCAGTACTTTAAATCTGCTGATCCAACACGTCTGGTTCATTATGAAGGTGTCTTCCATGATCGTCGTTTCAACGATACAAGTGATATGGAATCCCGTATGTATGCGAAGCCGGCTGACATTGAGGAGTTCCTCAACGCTAACCCAGATAAGCCATATATTAGCTGTGAGTACATGCATGCTATGGGTAACTCCATTGGTGGTATGCATAAATACACAGAGCTTGAAGACAAGTACCCAATGTATCAAGGTGGCTTCATCTGGGATTACATTGACCAATCCGTATACAAGAAAGACCGTTACGGCAAAGAATTCCTTGCCTACGGCGGAGACTTCGGAGATCGCCCTTCGGATTATTCCTTCTGTGGTAACGGAATTGTGCACGCAGATCGTAAAGTGACTGCTAAAATGCAGGAGGTTAAATTCCTGTATCAAAATATTAAGCTCTTCCCGGATCGTAATGCGGTTAAAATTGTTAATGATAACTTGTTCGCGGATACATCTGAACTTGAACTGGTTTACAGCTTGGAGCGCGAAGGCCATGAAGTCGTTCGCGGTACGCTCGAAGTGAACGTTCAGCCGCAAAGCGAAACAGTGGTGAACCTTCCAATTGATGTGGAAGGGCTGTCCGCAGCTGAATATGCTGTGAATACAGCATTCGTTCTGAAATCTGCTACATTGTGGGCAGACCAAGGAGAAGAGGTTGCATTCGGACAATTTATTTTCAAACAAGAGAATAGTTCAAATGAGACGACTTCCGTTGATGCAAATCAAGTTCATGAGATTCGCGTGGTAGAAGGCGATGTTCACATCGGGGTACGTGTTGGACAGACACATGTCTTGTTCTCCAAAGCTTTCGGAACACTAGTATCCCTTCAATTCTCAGGACGTGAAACGATTGCTCAACCTCCACTGCCATTGTTCTGGCGTGCAACGACAGACAATGACAAAGGAACTGCAATGGGCTTCGAGCTTGGCGCATGGTATGCAGCAAGTTTGATGCCAAGATGTGTAGAATGGAAAGCAGAACAGCAATCCAACGCGTACCGTATTGAATTCACTTATAAGCTGAACATCTCCGCTGATGTGCAAGTGAAGGTTGCTTATACAGTACGTCATGATGGAAGTGTACATGTTCATAACGCATACAAAGGAACAGCAGGATTGCCTGAGCTTCCAATCCATGCACTGTCCTTCAAAACATCACCAGAATTCAGCAACGTCGAGTGGCTTGCACTCGGACCAGAAGAGAACTATGCTGACCGTGCTTTCGGCGCGCGTCTGGGCATCCATGCAAGCACTGTTGCAGATACAGTTGCTCCTTACCTTGTTCCACAGGAGTCTGGTAATCGTACAGGCGTACGCTGGGCAAAAGTAACGGATCATGCGGGACGTGGATTCAAGATCGAGGCAGCTTCTGCTCCGGTTGAACTCAACGTTTCTCCATATACAGCATTTGAGTTGGAAAATGCACAACACGCGTATGAGTTGCCTCCTGTGCACTATACTGTCGTGACTGTTGCTGGTAAACAAATGGGTGTCGGCGGTGACGATAGCTGGGGAGCTCCGGTTCATCCAGAGTACCGAATTGCATCCAATGGTGAATTGGAGTTCGAATTCGTGATTCGTTCACTTTAA
- a CDS encoding LytTR family transcriptional regulator DNA-binding domain-containing protein, whose amino-acid sequence MEFQPIYIHGKLTIPKIELNLDSNTVVGIITDLKRKQLLMDQLVDQAQYHLLRVQQGEYMNLRVEELITFLIRVTERTDRVAKLIDYFALQGERKVKMKHLSPSRRMYVTLLRVFFAHQPTLVLEEPYFYLEEDDRRHFKQILDDLSKGKQILILTSNLEDAMISCDTIYRLNEAGFHPLDIRDTEVDEQGVQEQDQANITLQKIYTKKNDKVILFNPPEIDYIESLNGSILVHVGGESFDCALTLTELEQRLLNFGFFRCHRSYIVNLQKVREIITWTKNSYSLRLDTGKDAVVPLSRSKLQELKVHLNI is encoded by the coding sequence ATGGAATTTCAACCAATCTACATACATGGGAAATTAACGATACCAAAGATCGAGCTCAATCTGGATAGCAATACAGTGGTTGGCATTATAACAGACTTGAAACGAAAGCAGCTTTTGATGGATCAATTGGTCGATCAAGCGCAATATCATTTGCTTCGAGTACAACAAGGCGAATATATGAATCTAAGGGTAGAAGAGCTAATTACGTTTCTAATTCGAGTAACGGAAAGGACGGATCGTGTTGCTAAGTTAATCGATTATTTTGCTTTACAAGGTGAGCGGAAGGTAAAAATGAAGCATCTAAGCCCGTCGAGAAGAATGTATGTGACATTGCTGCGCGTATTTTTTGCACATCAGCCCACCCTTGTATTGGAGGAGCCTTATTTCTATCTGGAAGAAGACGATCGTCGTCATTTCAAGCAGATTTTAGATGATCTTTCAAAAGGCAAACAGATCTTGATTCTAACTTCGAATTTAGAGGATGCGATGATATCGTGTGATACAATTTATCGTCTGAACGAAGCGGGATTTCATCCACTGGACATTCGTGATACAGAAGTTGATGAACAGGGGGTACAGGAACAAGATCAAGCGAATATAACGCTGCAGAAAATTTATACGAAAAAAAATGATAAAGTAATTTTATTTAATCCGCCTGAAATTGATTACATAGAAAGTCTGAATGGTTCGATTCTTGTCCATGTTGGTGGAGAAAGTTTTGACTGTGCTCTGACGTTAACCGAGCTTGAACAGCGATTGTTGAATTTCGGATTTTTTAGATGTCATCGTTCTTACATCGTGAACCTACAAAAAGTTAGAGAGATTATTACCTGGACGAAGAATAGCTATAGCTTGAGACTAGACACAGGCAAAGATGCGGTAGTCCCATTATCGCGTTCCAAATTACAAGAATTAAAAGTACATCTCAACATTTGA